The genomic window tattaaaataaatgatgatgttGCCTGCTCACAAAAGTTCCACGATAGGTCAATTTATAACTTAAGTTCCACACTGTAACAGATCTTACTGCAACAGTCCAAAACTGAATATGGGGAATATTTGAGAGTGGGGAAGAATCATAATGTTAAACCAGACTCTTAGAAGAAGAAACTATAGAAGGTTCATTTCTTGGTTCTTTAAAACTAATCAAGAAGTTTTTTCTCAATTTGAGATGCTGCTCGAACTGGCTGCAAGAGTAGGGGAAAGACAGGCAGGTTTGGATTGGCTGAAACAGGAAGCAAAATCTTCCATATACGCAAGTAGGACAAGAGCACAAGAGTCTGAAGTTACATATCTAAACCTTATATATTCTCTCTTGACATTTTTTCAGATTACAAGCAAACTCTATTTCAAAGGTACCTTTCTTTGCAAATCCCATAAACAAAATTCTGCTTCTTCTTGTCAGGATaaccatatttattatttatgcatttaatttGTAAGCTTATGGACAAGATATTACATGCAATCTTACTTTTTTTATCTTCTGAAAATAGAATTCTGGAAAGGCATGAAACCAGTATGCCATCTGTGAGATATAAAAGAACTTCATTTGAAACCTGCAGAATACAACAtgcaaaaatcaaaattaaaatgtacTGATTATTTCATATTAAAACCTTTATTGTAAGTTTTTACAATGGAGTAATTGAAATTTTTGGAGCACCTAAAAACTAATAACATAAGATTACTATAGGTGCATTGCTAATAAAATAATGTATGTTATTTGCCTGAAAATACTAGATATCTTTATACATAATTAAGTAGatgattatttttataactaCAAAGTCAGGTGGGATAAAAGAAGAAATTATGAATTAAACTCTTAATTAAAATAACTCACGGCATTGATGTGTGTGGATAGTCTCTCCAGAGTGATGTTGGATCTGATATatagttttcctgaaaataagaaacaGGAAATATTAATCCAATGCCCTGTGAAGTTGCTTAACCTCTTTCTAAGCATGGTTAGCATGGAAGACGGACATAGAAATCTGAATTAAATGACTTAGCAAGCCTCAAACTGAACTGTGATTTCCTTGTTTTAAACAAAGTGCTCTAAATTCAAGAAAGAGAAGCAGCAGTTTTATATGAACTACATATTTCATAAAACTCAAATTAATGCCAGATGAATATAAGACAACTTCAACAAAATGTGAACTCCTTGTTGTACCATAAAACTATCTGAGAACCTTTCCTGGATACAAATGTATCTTGGCTGACAAGTCCACATAAACAAATGAAGTGATAACTTATACATTTAGcagcatattttatatatatattttgcattcTAGGTTTAGCATTTTAACCTTTGGTATCTATTGTCCCAGGAAAGTATTGATCTTCCTTGGATCTTTTCACTTGTACATTGCAGCCAATAAGTGCAGCCATTATTAGCATATTATTTATCTTTGACTTTCCTTTCAagcaataaaatgaatgaatggcaCTATCTGTGTATTTACAATTCTTCTGGAAAACTTAACATTGATACTTTGAGCATTCCATTACCATAGAACAGTACTAATGACTCAAAAgggaattattaaaaaaaaaacatttttgatgTGATGACTACTTTCAAGGCAACATAGTTGTGTGATCATAGTCAACTATTTTACTCCCCATTATATATTTTCCTCTGACTTACTCACCGACACAAGGATGCTTGTTCCCCAGACGCAAGAGAAAAGGTAAAATGCACTGAGTTGTCCAGATTCATTGAATTTactgtgttttgttttggaaAAGTGCATTCGCCTGTtaattttctaaagaaaaaagTTATCTCATTATTGATAGTTATGATAGTTTAGATAGTAAATTACTTGTCCTATATATCAAAAGTCCATAATGCAAGTTTACAATGCATTCAATCAGTTAACTTCTACTGTGGTAGTGCCGGTTATTATTCTAACAAACAGTACTTACATCTAACACATATTCTTGAATAACAGCATGTATGATTATTGCCACTAGCATGTAGAAGAAAACAGTAGCCAGATCTTTGATACCATAATGATATAATGTCACTGTTTCTGTAGGCTGGTTTTCTGagagaaaaaagaacaatatttaagAATGCATTTGTTTTAACCAGCCTCATCCAATTTATATCAGGAAtatctaattttatttctatattccAAGCCAATACAAAACAGCAATAGTACAGGAAGAACCACCAAGGCAACAATGTAAAATATTGACTGATCAGATTTTCACTATCTTCCTGtccaaattttaaatttaaaagtttaTTAGCAAACATAAAGATTTAATTTAAGCTGTGATTTCTAAACTCTGATCTACAGATCACTGCTGGTTCATAGGGATCTCCAAGTTGATTTGCCAACACCTATCTTCTGCCTTTGATCTGCCCTTCTCTTTTCACTGGCAATTAGCTGTCTGGCTGACCACTGATGCAAGAGGCAGGCTGAGTGAAAGCAGAAAGTGGGCTCTGGCTTGGTCAGCTGGCTGATAGTGCATTGAACCAGGTCTCTAACAGGCAGTTGGCCAGAGTCTGCTCACTTCTTAGCTCAAGTAAACAAGTAAGTACTTCATTTCGACATACTTTTTTTTGATACAAAAGTTAGTTTTAAAAGTTCTTTTAAAATGGAGGACGTGACTATAAACAAACTTATCACAGGGTTTCTTTTGATataagaaggagaagggaagcaaGCCCATGTCTTTTCGGAACATTTAGTAGTTTGTGTTATAGAAAGTTCAAGCAATACTCCTTTAGGGGATGCAAAGCAGATGCCAAACCATAGTTTCAAACCATGTAAACAAGCTTTGCAAGATTTATTTCCTCTTCTAGAAAACAGATTCCTTTCCAGATTTGTAGTATACAAAATATGTCATTTTGTTGGAACTGGAAAAGATATGCTTGTACATTAAGTGCAAGTCAAAATTAGAAACTATAATAAAATAGTGGATTTGAGCTttatattatctatcatctatttatctatttatctatttatctatttatctatctatctatctatctatctatctatctatctatctatctatctatctatctatctatttccctCCCTATCAAATTTATTGGCTGTCCATCTTACTACAAGATAAAAATATAGAcaaatcatattttattattttgatgaaaGAACTAATTCTGATTTTCtacaaaacaagaagaaaaggatgaaatCTCCATCCCTAAGAGGAGGATTTAGCAAAGACTGGAAGATTCCAAATCTCAGAGCCTTTCAAACAGCACTGATAGAGAATTGAACCATATGATTATATATCTAAACCACTTCTGTGATCTTAAGTCACTACTGGAGCACCATTATTAACACCACTTCTGCTGCTATTTCTGTATGTAATTCACATATGGTTATCATTCTCTTAAGATACAATATGTTCCTGGTATACAATAATATTGCAGACAAATACCCAAACTTTTATTAGAAGATTACCTGTAACAGGAATGGTAATATTGTACTGAAGGGTAACAAAGACAACAGCTGCTTTGGCTGTAACCTGCAATAAAACAATTTGTATGAATAAAACTGTGTGATTGCATGATAAATCACAGGAACATCAATATTCTTTCATATAtctgaaaaaaatacatttaacagACTGAAAAATAATGAACTAGGCCGGATCAAAAATAAAGGATGACTGGCTAATTGCAAATAAACATtctggcatttttattttttgttagccTGCTGCTATGGGAAGAACTAAATGTAAACTTCCTTGACCAGTTACCTGGAAGGAAACTATCTACAGCATGGCAAATGAGTTATCACCTATAAACCACTGCTATCCAAACAACATAATTGTATTAATGGTAACTCTActatcaaattattatttttaaccacAAAAGCCTTATTCAAAGCGGTAATTAGCTAATAGAAATTTATTCAGGATAAACCTATTATTTCATCACAAATTGGCAAAATAATACCGAACAGACTTCATCTTCTGCATTCTCTTCTACATTTAAAGAACGAAATAGTATTATACTGATTTTACACAGTAGTGGCTGAGTTCACACTGAACCATCACTGATTTAAAAATGGATTACTCCATCCAATTTCCTGGCTTTGCACAACACTAAACCCTACATTAATGATACTGattgcattcaggaaaaaaaaaatctgaattgaaAGCCCATCCATAATTCACAGCATATTCAGCCTATGAAGTATGAGACCCCAGCCAATGATTATTCAGCACAAAAGACAGACTGGTATTCTTCCTTGAAATTCTAATTTCACACCTTTCAAGAAGGCATATTTTGTCCATGGTATAAGTGATCAGGACTAGAAATGTGAAAATATACGCCATTTAAATCCTTTATTATCTTTTGGACCAATTTTCTAACGGTGGGTGAAGCTCCAAAGCTTTTGTGTCCCCCCCTCCCGCAAAGCAAGTTATGGAACAGGAGCATGCTGCAGCCCTTCTTCCGGTACCCGTTCCTATACTTCAGCTGTAACAGGCAAAACTGGATACGTGTCATACCATCCTCAGGGGCGTGAACCAACCCCGCCTCTTCTGATGTGCACCGCGGACGGCTCTCTGCACACGTCACCAGCCATTACTCCTTTTCCGAAGCGGAGGGGAGGAGTCGCTTGCCGCAACGCCCCATGGGGTTTGTAGTTCTCCAGCTACACACAAAAGGCAGTGCGtcttccctcccctcactcctcctcctcctcccgccagCTTCGGCAATGGGAGACGCCTCGCCTTCCAGCCTCCCCCCCCTCGCCCCAACCCTGCCGGCCCTTCCCGCCCCGAAATCACAGAGGCGGCCAACTCCCCCCGCCCCGACACCGAGCTCTTGCTCCGAGTGCCACGTAACCTATCCGAGACCAGGAACTCCCGCGCTGGAACGAAGCGTGCGGGGCGCAGCTCCGTTTCCCAAAACATGcaactctcttttctttttccctctcccctgACAGTTTCGGGCAGCTCAGCATCGCCAGTCGCTGCTGCTGCACACGCTTCCTTCGAAACCCCTTCGGTTCAATTTGATTTCCCAGGAAAGGGGCGTAAAATAAAAACGAGTGAGAACGGGCTTTCAGCGTTGTATTTTAAGCCCGGCTGCGCCAGGACGCTGCAGCTGCCAGAAGACGCTCCACTGAGACGATGCAATGGGTGGGAGACCCTGTTGGACGAGGGACTAACGGTCTGATGAGCCAATAGGGACAAGGACCCCACCGGCCGTATCTGTGGAGAAGGGACCAGCGCTCCCGCCGGCAGGTGGTTGCACCTTTGAGTTGCTAGACGCTCTTGGCATCATCTCGCTGCTGTCATTACTATGCACAGCTCTACCTGCCCTCCTTTTCAGACAAGAGCAGGCAATAATACAAGGTATTATAATACAATTGCACCAGCGTGCTTAACGTCCCTGttctaatgtccccatttatttgtgctAATTTCCTGCTTTCTTATTCATGCATATTCTTACTCCTGTTATCTTCCTCTGTACTTGCGACTACGGTAGTTTTGCGAGCAAGATACGATCGCTTTCCTCCTCCTAATCAGCCAAGCAGTTTGTAGTACGGGGCATCCATCCATATGTTCACAGACTTGGGTATCTTTAACACGTACACCGATTCCGGCACTGCATTTACCCCACCCCTACCCACCCCAGCAACGGCAGGAGACGCGGCAACCGAGGCATTAAAAGGCTCACGCCCTGCGACTAGAATCAGTTCTGGCTTTCCTGGTGTTAACCATTCCCATTCGGTCCCCTACGTCCGTGTCTCTCTGAAACATCATCCCCGCTACCCTCCGCCCGGCCCTTCCTATCGGGTGTCCGGCAGCCCCACGGAGGTCTCGCGGCTTCTTTGCCTTCTCCCGCCTCTCACCTCGAACATGAGCCCCAGCAGGAAGACCATGGCCATGCAAGAGACGATGTCCGCATGGTTCTGCACGACGAACTCGTGGCTGAGCACGGGAGGGTTCTTGTTAGTCTTCTTGCGGATCGCCATGGCGAGACCCTCCTCGGCCCCTGCTCAGTGGCCTCTCCCTCCGTCCCCTCGTGTGTCCGCGGCGGGGCCCGACAAGAAGAAAGCTCAGGCAGCCGCTCCGCCCAACTTCGCCTCCGCCTTTTCGGGGCGACTCTCTAGCTCCAGCCTCGGGCAAAAAACCGCCACTCGTCGTTTCCTGCCCCTCAGCGCGAACGGAGGGAACTCGCTCCCTGTGGCTTAGTCGCAGGGAATGTGCGACAGCACCCCCTTTCGGATAGGCGGACCAAATCCGAAACTCGCAGCTGATTGGCGGTGGCAAAGACGTGACGAGGCAGCTGAGAAAGCTTGGGGGCGTAAACGGTAGAGAAAGTGGGTGGCCCTTTACTTCGCGCGTCACTTGAACGTTCAGGACGAGCGTTAGCCAATCACAAAAAGGCTGTGCTTGCGGAGAAGCGCGCGCCTCCGGAGTGGTTTTGATTGTCTGTCTGCTGAAGGTGAAGTCGCCCCCATTGTCGTTTACCCGTTGTACTCTGAACATATCTAGAGGAATCCGGCTCTAATATTCACCTAACACAATatgttcttctcttttccttttattgagCAACaggttttacaaaaaaaaatgcctaCAATTCTTCTGTTAACTTTTTGTCGACTTGATATTGTTTGAAAGTGAATCTTACAGgaaaatttcaaataaaaatcCCAGCCTGCCTTACTTTGGGTTTCAGAAAAGATGCAAAAAGTCATTGCAGATATGACTATCATCGGAAAATAAATAGTTAAGATCCAGGATAAGAATTGAATCTCATTTGTATAGGAATCCAACTGAAAACAcatgaatagactagactagcATCCTTAGTGTGCAAAAGTTTAAACTTAGAACTTGTGAAGCAAAACAGTTTGGGCTTATTCAGTTTCCAGTAGAGGGCCAACTTGAAAGGAGTTTTATAATAGCTTTCATTGCCCTCCAAATATGTGGACTTTGATCTGCAGAATTGTCCGCAGTAACTACTATCTTGGGAGCTGACGTGTACGTATTTGGAGAACTCTGATTAGGGGAGGTGATTTTAGAGGACAAACATTGACATTTTCCACTGGCCTTTTCCCTGTATCTTTTCcttgcttgttttttctttcagattGTAAGCAATGATCTATTTTAGAAGTTGCACTCCAATAGTTCAGGATAATCtagcacaggaaaaaaaattatttttttaaataatttttttaaataatttttttgttacatGGACAACACATATCCAcaacaatggaaagaaaaaaaaagacaacaacaaaaataaaaaacaactgaaaaaaaagccatcatcacatatagcatgtcgtttggttacaagtattttaacatttatcattcttatacatttattatttgatctatcctaactatatttccccccacagacacgCTTTGTATCTTTCTCTTATGTATATACTTATGTATTgggtaaaaacacacacacacacacacacacacacacacaaaaacccaacatgcatatgttataaaaaagtatatcagctggttataaaaagtttttgtgcatctcttccattaattcatattaattcaaatgtcttaacacaaatatttactatattaacatcatcatacctccacttttagttgactacagttatttaaacatccttatccttaactataccaaaaattcaatccctaaccacatgctggcatttcatttacttatttgtaaaatcctccattaacattaagtcctcatatcctgttttagctaaacatccataatatttaataccaaagatttctaatttctaatcctccatgtatataatttattatcattctcctttctttatttagttatatcctatatcatagcatttcccccctatcagttaagatttaactgtatatagttttattttagtttttataacaattattattgtgattaaaaatctttatatatagtccaaagttatttctaaccttcccttctcatatccaattattatttatcatagcaactcaacattatatacattactatcattatcaattattattcaactatacctattgcaaatgaatttaactaggtttagctaattttgaattatactcttccatctatcagcctgtgtctctccaataacagaacagtcttatatctgctgccattcgtgggtccaattctccaaacatctttatgaacaagtccatacgaagaaatctttgcacctttttgtttatggtgcctctcatataatgctgccaccctctttttatttcctttatcagcttgtctttaattctcagtagtggtatcaaatgttttgcagatggtatttcataaagtatgaattctttaatgcttctcactcctcctgcgccctgtcttttgaagtaaattttctgtgTGGCTGCCTCCCCTTCAAACATTCCATCCTTTGCCCACCcgggctccgcaaaggcaaaaaacatcccaATATGTTATGTGATATCACATGacgcaattgagtttgacatctgtgcCTTAGTagctacatatactgtatatatttatagTACAGTTTTTCAAAACTTGTTTTAAAATGATCTCTTAGGtcaatttttctaaaaaaattgacAGCATGTTACCATGGATTTCCATTCAATCCACTTCTGTGGCTCTTGGGAATCAAAGAACATATAGCAACTTTGGATACCTTGACAGAATGTTATAAACATGTCTATTAATCCTAAACTCAAAATCGAATGTATTTTTTACTAAGAACTTTTAGTATTCTGTTTTTTCatagctattttttaaatttcacaagatactatatatatatatatttctatttgacATGGATATTGCTAATTTGCTGTCAGCAGTGTGTAAGCATATAAGTCTCCTTTAGGGCTCAGATAAGATGCTTGGTGTAATCAATGTCAACTTTTCACAATGTTCAGTAGTATGCAACATCATTATTCAAAACATTTATTTCTGCCATTCcacatacagtggggcaaaaaagtatttagtcagccatcaattgtgcaagttctcccacttaaaaagatgagaggcctgtaattggcatcataggtagacctcaactatgagagacaaaatgagaaaacaaatccagacaatcacattgtctgatttggaaagaatttttttgcaaattatggtggaaaataagcaagatttctggctctcacagacctgtaacctCTTCTTTAAGAgactcctctgtcctccactcattacctgtattaatggcacctgtttgaacttgttagcagtataaaagacacctgtccacatcCTCAAACAGTCatactccaaactccactatggtgaagaccaaagagctatcgaaggacaccagaaacaaaattttagacctgcaccaggctgggaagactgaatctgcaataggcaagcagcttggtgtgaagaaatcaactatgggagcaataattagaaaatggaagacatacaagaccactgataatctccctcgatctggggctccacgcaagatctcaccccgtggggtcaaaatgatcacaagaatggtgaacaaaaatcccagaaccacacgggggacctagtgaatgacctgcagagagctgggacttttaaagattgggtgaaaggaacgcaggagccatggatcatgagagtaatgatgtttattagtgccagatgacaagatgacaagcgattcagaaatctgttacaactgtccggtatttataccctcaggtcaccaactgtcattagaacctccaatcacaggctgtgcttcgcccgaccaattagaacgcagcacaggctgttgctgggctataacactccttccccccagttatttacaTACGTGTCAATTagcgtgttatttgtttgcatttttttaatctatttatttattgcatttacaatttaattacattttatttttcttttgttacaatttaattgcattttatttttcttttgttcaagttcaacatttacaaattgtgttctctccttccccccagttaaccaGACACTTCACAATCTCATATTCCTATTTGCatatacatttgcatatatacacaccatttacatatacacatttgCCCTCAAACTGGTTCAGGACCTACAATCAAGTCTTTTTGGCTCGCTCCTGAATTTGACAGCGGCCAGCAGCGGCAGGGAGGCAGTATAACTTGTAAGTTTGTGTATGAAGAGATTAGCGGCTTTGTGGATTGGCTTTGCTggatcggcatgcaggcagggttccgctgttgctggaatgtttagctgacaggatttctgctgacttttgctgcagagaatggtaggcttctgaaacggctgtggaggcttctgttagagagcggagaccggccctggaggcggctgagttgttcctggcttgttaggaaggcagcaggcaggcttttgagtggccagagttactagcgttgctccttgggaggcaagGAGCTTTGTAATGCAAATGGCCTTGGAAGGCTGGCAGCTGTGGAAAACCCAGGTGGAGCAGCGGTTGGCTCTGTAGGAAGAAAGACTGCAGCGTCTATGTCTATGGCTTCTCGGGAGGCAGTAGAGCAGGCTGGAAAGCTGTATGCTAGaatcagaggcttcttaggcaacagtaaccgTTTATTGCAACACGAACGTTTGTAACAGTAGctaacagtagaccggatagactctagagttgtgtctggtagatcttcgtggcagagaggcaggcagacaggcagcttcagctgcGGTTGAGCCGAcacgattcgtagctcgtccctgagcagaggcagcggctccagccaa from Thamnophis elegans isolate rThaEle1 chromosome 8, rThaEle1.pri, whole genome shotgun sequence includes these protein-coding regions:
- the TRAM1 gene encoding translocating chain-associated membrane protein 1, which encodes MAIRKKTNKNPPVLSHEFVVQNHADIVSCMAMVFLLGLMFEVTAKAAVVFVTLQYNITIPVTENQPTETVTLYHYGIKDLATVFFYMLVAIIIHAVIQEYVLDKINRRMHFSKTKHSKFNESGQLSAFYLFSCVWGTSILVSENYISDPTSLWRDYPHTSMPFQMKFFYISQMAYWFHAFPEFYFQKIKKEDIPRQLVYIGLYLFHITGAYLLNLTHLGLVLLVLHYFVEFLFHISRLFYFSDEKHQKGFTLWAVLFVLGRLLTLILSVLTVGFGLARAENQTLDFSTGNFNVLPIRISVLASICLTQAFMMWKFINFQLRRWREHSSPPQPVKKKFMTTKGKPSKKERENGINGTLTSNGADSPRNRKEKSS